The Bos indicus x Bos taurus breed Angus x Brahman F1 hybrid chromosome 3, Bos_hybrid_MaternalHap_v2.0, whole genome shotgun sequence genome includes a window with the following:
- the SLC27A3 gene encoding long-chain fatty acid transport protein 3 isoform X1 yields the protein MASLLLLLLLLLLLPLLLLPLRIWSRLRWLAADLAFTMRALRCKRALRARALAAAAADPEGPEGGCSLAWRLAQLARQRPAHTFLIHGAQRFSYAEAERHSNRAARAFLRARGWDGGLGGGGTGGAGEGERAAHCARDQAAGSGAARAVREGDGAAPLAPGATVALLLPACPEFLWLWFGLAKAGLRTAFVPTALRRGPLQHCLRSCGARALVLAPEFLESLEPDLPALRAMGLHLWTVGSDTRPAGISDFLAEASAEVDGPVPGYLSAPQNMTDTCLYIFTSGTTGLPKAARISHLKILQCQAFYQLCGAHQEDVIYLALPLYHMSGSLLGIVGCLGIGATVVLKSKFSAGQFWEDCQQHRVTVFQYIGELCRYLVNQPPNKAERGHKVRLVVGSGLRPDTWERFVRRFGPLQVLETYGLTEGNVATFNYTGQQGAVGRASWLYKHVFPFSLIRYDVTTGEPVRNTQGHCVATSPGEPGLLVAPVSQQSPFLGYAGGPELARGKLLKHVFQPGDVFFNTGDLLVCDNQGFLRFHDRTGDTFRWKGENVATTEVAEALEALDFLQEVNVYGVTVPGHEGRAGMAALALRPPHSLDLVQLYAHVSENLPPYARPRFLRLQESLATTETFKQQKVRMAKEGFDPSTLSDPLYILDQAGGAYLPLTPARYSALLAGDLRI from the exons ATGGCCTCTCTCCTGCtgctactcctgctgctgctgctgctgccgctgctgctgctgccactgcgcATCTGGTCTAGGTTGCGCTGGCTCGCGGCAGACTTGGCCTTCACGATGCGCGCCCTACGCTGCAAACGGGCCCTTCGAGCGCGCGCTCTGGCCGCGGCTGCCGCGGACCCAGAAGGTCCTGAGGGGGGCTGCAGCCTGGCCTGGCGCCTCGCGCAGCTGGCCCGGCAGCGACCGGCGCACACCTTTCTCATTCACGGCGCGCAGCGCTTTAGCTACGCGGAGGCCGAGCGCCACAGCAACCGGGCTGCGCGCGCCTTTTTGCGCGCGCGAGGCTGGGATGGGGGACTCGGCGGCGGCGGCACGGGGGGCGCCGGGGAAGGCGAGCGGGCGGCGCACTGCGCGAGAGACCAGGCGGCCGGAAGCGGCGCGGCGCGGGCCGTGCGGGAAGGGGATGGCGCGGCCCCTCTGGCACCTGGGGCCACCGTGGCGCTGCTGCTCCCCGCCTGCCCAGAGTTCCTGTGGCTCTGGTTCGGGCTGGCCAAGGCCGGCCTGCGCACGGCCTTTGTGCCCACCGCTCTGCGCCGGGGTCCCCTACAGCACTGCCTCCGCAGCTGCGGCGCCCGCGCGCTAGTGCTGGCGCCAG AATTCTTGGAGTCCCTGGAGCCTGATCTGCCAGCCCTGAGAGCCATGGGGCTTCACCTGTGGACTGTGGGCTCTGACACCCGTCCTGCTGGAATCAGCGATTTTCTGGCTGAGGCCTCCGCTGAAGTGGATGGGCCAGTGCCCGGGTACCTGTCTGCCCCCCAGAACATGACGGACACATGCCTGTATATCTTCACCTCCGGCACCACGG gcctcccCAAGGCTGCTCGGATCAGTCACCTGAAGATCCTGCAATGCCAGGCATTCTACCAGCTGTGTGGTGCCCACCAGGAGGATGTGATCTACCTCGCCCTCCCACTCTACCACATGTCTGGCTCCCTGTTGGGCATCGTGGGATGCTTGGGCATTG GGGCCACAGTGGTGCTGAAGTCCAAGTTCTCAGCTGGCCAGTTCTGGGAGGACTGCCAGCAGCACAGGGTGACAGTGTTCCAGTACATTGGGGAATTATGCCGATACCTCGTCAACCAGCCCCCG AACAAGGCAGAACGTGGACATAAGGTCCGGCTGGTGGTGGGAAGTGGGCTGCGGCCGGACACCTGGGAGCGCTTTGTGCGGCGCTTCGGGCCCCTGCAGGTGCTGGAGACGTACGGGCTGACCGAGGGCAACGTGGCCACTTTCAACTACACCGGACAACAGGGCGCTGTGGGGCGTGCCTCCTGGCTTTACAAG catgtcttccccttctctttgatTCGCTATGATGTCACCACAGGGGAGCCAGTTCGGAACACCCAGGGGCACTGTGTGGCCACGTCTCCAG GTGAGCCAGGCCTGCTGGTGGCCCCTGTGAGCCAGCAGTCGCCATTCCTGGGCTACGCTGGGGGCCCAGAGCTGGCCCGGGGAAAGCTGCTGAAGCACGTCTTCCAGCCTGGGGATGTTTTCTTCAACACCGGGGACCTGTTAGTCTGCGACAACCAGGGCTTTCTTCGCTTCCATGATCGTACTGGAGATACCTTCAG GTGGAAGGGGGAGAATGTGGCCACCACCGAGGTGGCCGAGGCCTTGGAGGCCCTGGACTTTCTTCAGGAGGTGAACGTCTACGGAGTCACTGTGCCAG GGCATGAAGGCCGGGCTGGGATGGCAGCCCTGGCTCTCCGTCCCCCCCACTCTTTGGACCTTGTGCAGCTCTATGCCCATGTTTCTGAGAACTTGCCACCTTATGCCCGGCCTCGATTCCTAAGGCTCCAG GAGTCCCTGGCCACCACAGAGACCTTCAAGCAGCAGAAGGTTCGAATGGCAAAAGAGGGCTTTGACCCAAGCACACTGTCCGACCCGCTCTACATTCTGGACCAGGCGGGGGGCGCCTACCTGCCACTCACACCTGCCCGGTACAGCGCCCTCCTGGCCGGGGACCTTCGCATCTGA
- the SLC27A3 gene encoding long-chain fatty acid transport protein 3 isoform X2 yields MASLLLLLLLLLLLPLLLLPLRIWSRLRWLAADLAFTMRALRCKRALRARALAAAAADPEGPEGGCSLAWRLAQLARQRPAHTFLIHGAQRFSYAEAERHSNRAARAFLRARGWDGGLGGGGTGGAGEGERAAHCARDQAAGSGAARAVREGDGAAPLAPGATVALLLPACPEFLWLWFGLAKAGLRTAFVPTALRRGPLQHCLRSCGARALVLAPEFLESLEPDLPALRAMGLHLWTVGSDTRPAGISDFLAEASAEVDGPVPGYLSAPQNMTDTCLYIFTSGTTGLPKAARISHLKILQCQAFYQLCGAHQEDVIYLALPLYHMSGSLLGIVGCLGIGATVVLKSKFSAGQFWEDCQQHRVTVFQYIGELCRYLVNQPPNKAERGHKVRLVVGSGLRPDTWERFVRRFGPLQVLETYGLTEGNVATFNYTGQQGAVGRASWLYKGSQFGTPRGTVWPRLQPGDVFFNTGDLLVCDNQGFLRFHDRTGDTFRWKGENVATTEVAEALEALDFLQEVNVYGVTVPGHEGRAGMAALALRPPHSLDLVQLYAHVSENLPPYARPRFLRLQESLATTETFKQQKVRMAKEGFDPSTLSDPLYILDQAGGAYLPLTPARYSALLAGDLRI; encoded by the exons ATGGCCTCTCTCCTGCtgctactcctgctgctgctgctgctgccgctgctgctgctgccactgcgcATCTGGTCTAGGTTGCGCTGGCTCGCGGCAGACTTGGCCTTCACGATGCGCGCCCTACGCTGCAAACGGGCCCTTCGAGCGCGCGCTCTGGCCGCGGCTGCCGCGGACCCAGAAGGTCCTGAGGGGGGCTGCAGCCTGGCCTGGCGCCTCGCGCAGCTGGCCCGGCAGCGACCGGCGCACACCTTTCTCATTCACGGCGCGCAGCGCTTTAGCTACGCGGAGGCCGAGCGCCACAGCAACCGGGCTGCGCGCGCCTTTTTGCGCGCGCGAGGCTGGGATGGGGGACTCGGCGGCGGCGGCACGGGGGGCGCCGGGGAAGGCGAGCGGGCGGCGCACTGCGCGAGAGACCAGGCGGCCGGAAGCGGCGCGGCGCGGGCCGTGCGGGAAGGGGATGGCGCGGCCCCTCTGGCACCTGGGGCCACCGTGGCGCTGCTGCTCCCCGCCTGCCCAGAGTTCCTGTGGCTCTGGTTCGGGCTGGCCAAGGCCGGCCTGCGCACGGCCTTTGTGCCCACCGCTCTGCGCCGGGGTCCCCTACAGCACTGCCTCCGCAGCTGCGGCGCCCGCGCGCTAGTGCTGGCGCCAG AATTCTTGGAGTCCCTGGAGCCTGATCTGCCAGCCCTGAGAGCCATGGGGCTTCACCTGTGGACTGTGGGCTCTGACACCCGTCCTGCTGGAATCAGCGATTTTCTGGCTGAGGCCTCCGCTGAAGTGGATGGGCCAGTGCCCGGGTACCTGTCTGCCCCCCAGAACATGACGGACACATGCCTGTATATCTTCACCTCCGGCACCACGG gcctcccCAAGGCTGCTCGGATCAGTCACCTGAAGATCCTGCAATGCCAGGCATTCTACCAGCTGTGTGGTGCCCACCAGGAGGATGTGATCTACCTCGCCCTCCCACTCTACCACATGTCTGGCTCCCTGTTGGGCATCGTGGGATGCTTGGGCATTG GGGCCACAGTGGTGCTGAAGTCCAAGTTCTCAGCTGGCCAGTTCTGGGAGGACTGCCAGCAGCACAGGGTGACAGTGTTCCAGTACATTGGGGAATTATGCCGATACCTCGTCAACCAGCCCCCG AACAAGGCAGAACGTGGACATAAGGTCCGGCTGGTGGTGGGAAGTGGGCTGCGGCCGGACACCTGGGAGCGCTTTGTGCGGCGCTTCGGGCCCCTGCAGGTGCTGGAGACGTACGGGCTGACCGAGGGCAACGTGGCCACTTTCAACTACACCGGACAACAGGGCGCTGTGGGGCGTGCCTCCTGGCTTTACAAG GGGAGCCAGTTCGGAACACCCAGGGGCACTGTGTGGCCACGTCTCCAG CCTGGGGATGTTTTCTTCAACACCGGGGACCTGTTAGTCTGCGACAACCAGGGCTTTCTTCGCTTCCATGATCGTACTGGAGATACCTTCAG GTGGAAGGGGGAGAATGTGGCCACCACCGAGGTGGCCGAGGCCTTGGAGGCCCTGGACTTTCTTCAGGAGGTGAACGTCTACGGAGTCACTGTGCCAG GGCATGAAGGCCGGGCTGGGATGGCAGCCCTGGCTCTCCGTCCCCCCCACTCTTTGGACCTTGTGCAGCTCTATGCCCATGTTTCTGAGAACTTGCCACCTTATGCCCGGCCTCGATTCCTAAGGCTCCAG GAGTCCCTGGCCACCACAGAGACCTTCAAGCAGCAGAAGGTTCGAATGGCAAAAGAGGGCTTTGACCCAAGCACACTGTCCGACCCGCTCTACATTCTGGACCAGGCGGGGGGCGCCTACCTGCCACTCACACCTGCCCGGTACAGCGCCCTCCTGGCCGGGGACCTTCGCATCTGA